Proteins from one Toxotes jaculatrix isolate fToxJac2 chromosome 13, fToxJac2.pri, whole genome shotgun sequence genomic window:
- the ube2ql1 gene encoding ubiquitin-conjugating enzyme E2Q-like protein 1, producing the protein MATLLRKIGLIRLHDRDTEDPKHHQGSLKGTKGNQKNNANKHCQTANETNILSTPEIKARKLDQHGKDKPTGKDKQGKDAKEKQQTGGGGSKATSASSIAPLAPHRQHCTQVRTRRLMKELQEIRRLGDNFITVELVEDNLYDWNVKLHQVDKDSALWQDMKETCTEFILLNVTFPDNFPFSPPFMRVLTPRLENGYVLDGGAICMELLTPRGWSSAYTVEAVMRQFAASLVKGQGRICRKAGKSKKAFSRKEAEATFKSLVKTHEKYGWVSPPVSDG; encoded by the exons ATGGCCACCCTACTGCGGAAGATCGGTCTGATCCGTCTGCACGATCGAGACACCGAGGACCCAAAGCACCACCAGGGATCGTTAAAGGGGACCAAAGGGAACCAGAAAAACAACGCCAACAAACATTGTCAGACCGCCAACGAAACCAACATCCTGAGCACCCCGGAGATAAAGGCGAGGAAGCTGGACCAGCACGGCAAGGACAAGCCGACCGGCAAGGATAAGCAGGGCAAGGATGCGAAGGAGAAGCAGCAGACGGGAGGAGGTGGGAGTAAAGCGACCAGTGCCTCCTCGATAGCACCGCTGGCTCCTCATCGGCAACACTGCACCCAGGTCCGGACGCGGAGGCTGATGAAGGAACTACAGGAGATTAGGAGGTTAGGGGACAACTTCATCACggtggagctggtggaggacaACCTGTATGACTGGAACGTCAAGCTGCACCAGGTGGACAAGGACTCGGCGCTGTGGCAGGACATGAAGGAGACCTGCACCGAGTTCATACTGCTCAACGTCACCTTTCCCGACAATTTCCCCTTCTCGCCGCCGTTCATGCGGGTCCTGACGCCCCGGTTGGAGAACGGCTACGTGTTGGATGGCGGGGCCATATGCATGGAGCTGTTGACCCCCCGCGGATGGTCCAGCGCCTACACGGTGGAGGCGGTCATGAGGCAGTTTGCAGCCAGCCTCGTAAAAGGACAG GGACGTATATGTAGGAAAGCAGGGAAGTCCAAGAAAGCATTCAGCCGCAAGGAAGCCGAGGCCACCTTCAAGTCCCTGGTGAAGACCCATGAGAAGTACGGCTGGGTGTCCCCGCCCGTGTCCGACGGCTGA
- the med10 gene encoding mediator of RNA polymerase II transcription subunit 10, which yields MAEKFDNLEEHLEKFIENIRQLGIIVSDFQPSSQAGLNQKLNFMISGLQDIEKCRQQLHEINVPLEVFEYIDQGRNPQLYTKECLERALARNEQVKGKIDTMTKFKSLLISELSKVFPEEMGKYKAIHGEDAPS from the exons ATGGCTGAAAAATTCGATAACCTAGAGGAGCATCTGGAGAAATTTATCGAGAATATTCGGCAGTTGGGAATCATCGTCAGCGACTTCCAGCCTAGCAGCCAGGCAGGACTCAACCAGAAACT AAATTTCATGATATCTGGTCTACAAGACATCGAGAAGTGCCGTCAACAGCTTCATGAGATCAACGTACCGCTGGAGGTCTTTGA ATACATTGACCAAGGTCGAAATCCTCAGCTGTACACCAAGGAATGTTTGGAGAGAGCCTTGGCGAGGAACGAGCAGGTCAAAGGAAAGATTGACACCATGACG AAATTCAAGAGCCTTCTAATCTCAGAGCTCAGCAAAGTTTTTCCAGAGGAGATGGGCAAGTATAAGGCTATACATGGAGAAGATGCCCCCTCCTAG